In Rhineura floridana isolate rRhiFlo1 chromosome 1, rRhiFlo1.hap2, whole genome shotgun sequence, the following proteins share a genomic window:
- the ZHX2 gene encoding zinc fingers and homeoboxes protein 2, with protein sequence MASKRKSTTPCMVRASESMEQVVPKDCNARRAAGTPDQDTEDGLVASKENCENDCEVIEGKSSPANPTRKPLGGYECKYCPYSTQNLNEFTEHIDMQHPNVILNPLYVCAECNFTTKKYDSLSEHNTKLHPGENNFKLKLIKLNNQTVLEQSIEVTNSSVVVETPEYELVPVGASSANKTSPVINVGKPKGETQKISLDKHLDGIPHLVTETTEPITCINGAELLQDILAHVMPSVQLPPNISLVPKVPVPLNSTKYNSALDTNATMINSFNKFPYPTQAELSWLTAASKHPEEQIRIWFATQRLKHGISWSPEEVEEARKKMFNGTIQPAAQTIAVLPAHVTAAKMPQPLIQTAVPCQILSQTGLVLTQVSNGSNVSPITLAVAASQGQKRSTQNQPAVPEAKRPHIVPAEVLSKPNTPATPISTTTMPLSPVLLTSSNDRKKTKEQIAALKASFIVSQFPDNAEVYRLIEITGLSRSEIKKWFSDHRYRSQRGIVHITSESIAKDQVALAAARQGRTYSPYPDITFQKFKGKSREQLGILEESFLKSSFPTQSELERLREAANITGREVESWFTERRKLRDNMEQAILDAMGSSIKNKEEGASNGAVSLTEQFYILQAPSSLSRCSTAFAPSSQEQVHFLKSTFVRTQWPSPQEYDELAAQTGLTRTEIVRWFKENRSCLRTGTLKWLDQYQRTVDGYNGIKSPVPTETLENSDDKEHQKLGKQNVEGMEKSKCNHQDSQGNDENQDTGNVSWEEVTIDDDDDDDDASDCMESWDPTVPGSKADLDSESISGDNSHT encoded by the coding sequence ATGGCTAGCAAAAGGAAGTCGACAACTCCATGTATGGTACGAGCATCTGAGTCTATGGAGCAGGTGGTTCCCAAGGACTGTAATGCAAGAAGGGCAGCTGGCACTCCAGACCAGGACACTGAAGACGGTTTGGTTGCCAGTAAGGAGAACTGTGAAAATGACTGTGAAGTGATTGAGGGGAAATCTTCCCCAGCCAATCCAACgagaaaacctcttggaggttATGAATGTAAGTACTGCCCCTATTCCACACAGAATCTGAATGAATTCACCGAGCACATAGACATGCAGCACCCCAATGTGATCCTCAACCCCCTCTATGTGTGTGCcgaatgtaactttacaaccaaaaAGTATGATTCCTTATCCGAACACAACACAAAACTCCACCCGGGAGAAAATAACTTCAAGCTTAAGTTAATCAAGCTCAACAATCAGACTGTCCTAGAGCAGTCCATTGAGGTAACGAACAGCTCTGTTGTTGTAGAAACCCCTGAATATGAGTTGGTTCCTGTTGGGGCAAGCAGTGCAAACAAAACATCCCCAGTTATTAATGTTGGAAAGCCGAAAGGTGAAACCCAGAAAATTTCTCTGGATAAGCACCTCGATGGGATCCCTCACCTTGTTACCGAAACCACTGAACCTATTACATGTATTAACGGAGCAGAGCTTCTCCAGGATATTCTGGCTCATGTGATGCCCTCTGTACAGCTCCCGCCAAATATCAGTCTTGTTCCAAAAGTCCCTGTACCACTGAATAGTACCAAATACAATTCCGCACTGGACACTAACGCAACTATGATCAATTCCTTCAATAAATTTCCGTACCCAACGCAGGCAGAGTTATCATGGCTGACGGCAGCGTCCAAGCACCCGGAGGAACAGATCCGAATTTGGTTTGCCACTCAGCGTTTGAAGCACGGTATCAGCTGGTCTCCAGAAGAGGTAGAAGAGGCCAGGAAGAAGATGTTCAATGGCACCATCCAGCCGGCAGCCCAGACCATTGCTGTTCTGCCCGCTCATGTCACCGCTGCAAAAATGCCACAGCCACTTATCCAAACGGCTGTGCCTTGTCAGATACTCAGTCAGACTGGCCTGGTTTTGACACAAGTATCGAATGGATCGAATGTCTCCCCAATTACCCTTGCCGTTGCAGCCAGTCAAGGGCAGAAACGAAGCACGCAGAACCAGCCAGCGGTCCCAGAAGCCAAGCGTCCACACATTGTTCCTGCCGAAGTCTTGTCCAAACCAAACACCCCTGCTACTCCTATAAGCACAACCACCATGCCGTTATCTCCTGTGCTGCTGACATCATCAAATGATCGCAAGAAGACCAAGGAACAGATAGCAGCCCTGAAGGCAAGTTTTATTGTCAGCCAGTTTCCTGATAATGCAGAAGTGTACAGGCTGATTGAAATCACGGGCCTGTCCAGAAGTGAGATCAAGAAGTGGTTCAGTGACCACCGATATCGAAGTCAAAGGGGAATTGTCCACATCACAAGCGAGTCCATAGCCAAGGACCAGGTTGCCCTTGCTGCTGCACGGCAGGGGCGGACATACAGTCCATACCCAGACATCACTTTCCAGAAGTTCAAAGGAAAATCCCGAGAACAGCTTGGGATCCTTGAAGAAAGTTTCCTTAAAAGCTCTTTCCCAACCCAAAGTGAGCTGGAAAGACTTAGGGAAGCAGCCAATATAACTGGAAGAGAGGTTGAATCCTGGTTCACTGAGCGAAGAAAGCTCAGGGATAACATGGAACAAGCCATCTTGGATGCAATGGGTTCAAGTATAAAAAATAAGGAGGAAGGAGCTTCCAACGGTGCAGTAAGCCTAACAGAGCAGTTCTACATCTTGCAGGCACCGTCATCTTTGTCTAGGTGCTCCACAGCATTTGCCCCAAGTAGTCAAGAGCAGGTCCATTTCTTGAAGAGTACGTTTGTGAGAACTCAGTGGCCATCCCCACAAGAGTATGATGAGTTGGCAGCTCAAACAGGGCTCACTAGGACTGAAATAGTTCGCTGGTTCAAAGAGAACAGGAGCTGTCTAAGAACCGGGACATTAAAATGGTTGGACCAGTACCAGCGCACCGTCGATGGGTATAATGGGATAAAGAGCCCGGTGCCCACTGAGACTCTGGAGAACAGTGATGACAAGGAGCATCAGAAGCTGGGGAAGCAGAATGTAGAGGGGATGGAGAAATCCAAATGCAATCACCAAGACAGTCAAGGCAATGATGAGAACCAGGACACAGGCAATGTGAGTTGGGAAGAAGTCAccattgatgatgatgacgacgacgacgaTGCTTCAGACTGTATGGAGAGCTGGGATCCAACAGTGCCAGGAAGCAAAGCAGATCTTGATTCAGAAAGTATATCCGGCGATAACTCTCACACCTAG